One stretch of Gouania willdenowi chromosome 16, fGouWil2.1, whole genome shotgun sequence DNA includes these proteins:
- the pals2a gene encoding MAGUK p55 subfamily member 6a isoform X2: MQQILDNLKEMPSGSGAKDIDLIFLKGIMESPIVQSLAKAHERLEEVQLQAVRDNNVELVSEILDSLNNLPEKDAATAELTRILQEPHFKSLIETHDKVAAKCYEMPDATENSNSVLTSSLMPADAVRMIGIQKKAAEPLGVTFRVVQGEMVIARILHGSSIDRQGMLHTGDIIREVNGREVGSDPNELQELLRECSGSITLKVLPSYKDAPAPPQIYLKSHFNYNPTTDTLIPCKEAGLSFSKGDILHVVNKEDPNWWQARKIVGGATGLIPSQFLEERRKAFVKRDEDISDNGILCGSLTAKKKKKKMMYITAKNAEFDRYELQIYEEVAKMPPFQRKTLILIGAQGVGRRSLKNRLIVMNPLRYGTTVPFTSRRPREEELDGQNYCFVQREEMEKDIKDSRYLEHGEYDGNLYGTKIDSIHEVVNAGRTCILDVNPQALKVLKTAEFMPYVVFIAAPELDTLRAMHKAVVDAGLTTKLLTENDLKKTVDESARIRRAYSHFFDLTIVNDNLDKAFDKLQEDVERLFIEPQWVPISWVY, encoded by the exons ATGCAGCAGATACTGGACAACCTGAAAGAAATGCCCTCTGGCAGTGGAGCTAAAGATATTGATCTCATCTTTCTCAAAGGAATTATGGAAAGTCCCATTGTTCAGTCGCTTGCCAAG GCTCATGAGCGTCTGGAGGAAGTTCAACTACAAGCGGTGCGAGACAATAATGTCGAGCTGGTCTCAGAGATTTTGGATTCCCTAAACAATCTGCCAGAAAAAGATGCTGCGACCGCTGAGCTGACGAGAATCCTCCAGGAGCCTCATTTTAAG TCTTTAATCGAGACCCATGACAAAGTGGCTGCAAAGTGCTATGAAATGCCCGATGCCACAGAGAACAGCAATTCCGTGTTGACAAGTTCTCTGATGCCCGCCGATGCCGTCAGGATGATTGGCATTCAGAAGAAAGCCGCTGAGCCTCTG GGGGTTACTTTCCGAGTGGTGCAGGGGGAAATGGTTATTGCGCGGATCCTGCACGGCAGCTCCATTGACAGACAGGGCATGCTGCACACAGGGGACATAATCCGTGAGGTGAACGGTCGCGAGGTCGGCAGCGATCCCAACGAACTCCAGGAACTGCTGAGGGAGTGCAGTGGGAGCATCACGCTGAAGGTCCTGCCGAGCTATAAAGATGCGCCTGCACCTCCACAG aTTTACCTGAAATCGCATTTCAACTACAATCCCACCACAGACACGCTGATCCCCTGTAAAGAAGCCGGTTTGTCCTTCTCTAAAGGAGACATACTTCATGTTGTCAACAAAGAGGACCCCAACTGGTGGCAG GCTCGCAAAATAGTGGGCGGAGCCACTGGACTGATCCCCAGTCAGTTCTtagaggagaggaggaaagcGTTTGTGAAGAGAGACGAGGACATCTCTGATAATG GGATACTTTGTGGATCTCTAACTgcgaagaaaaagaagaagaaaatgatgTACATCACTGCCAAGAATGCAG AGTTTGACCGCTATGAGCTGCAGATCTATGAGGAAGTAGCCAAGATGCCGCCTTTCCAGAGGAAAACACTGATTCTGATCGGAGCACAGGGAGTTGGAAGGCGGAGCCTGAAGAATAGACTTATTGTAATGAATCCTCTGAGATATGGGACCACTGTCCCCT TTACTTCACGCCGTCCCAGAGAAGAAGAGTTGGATGGACAGAACTATTGCTTTGTGCAGCGTGAAGAGATGGAGAAAGACATCAAAGACAGCCGTTACTTAGAGCACGGAGAGTACGACGGAAACCTTTACGGCACCAAGATCGACTCCATCCATGAAGTGGTGAACGCGGGACGCACCTGCATCCTGGATGTTAACCCTCAG GCCCTTAAAGTATTGAAGACTGCTGAGTTCATGCCATATGTGGTGTTTATTGCTGCTCCAGAACTGGACACACTGAGAGCTATGCACAAAGCTGTGGTAGATGCTGGACTTACTACCAAACTACTCACG GAAAACGACTTAAAGAAAACTGTGGATGAGAGCGCTAGGATCCGGCGTGCATACAGCCACTTCTTTGACCTTACGATTGTCAACGATAATCTGGACAAAGCCTTCGACAAGCTGCAGGAGGACGTGGAGCGGCTATTCATAGAGCCACAGTGGGTTCCCATCAGCTGGGTTTACTGA
- the pals2a gene encoding MAGUK p55 subfamily member 6a isoform X4 codes for MPDATENSNSVLTSSLMPADAVRMIGIQKKAAEPLGVTFRVVQGEMVIARILHGSSIDRQGMLHTGDIIREVNGREVGSDPNELQELLRECSGSITLKVLPSYKDAPAPPQIYLKSHFNYNPTTDTLIPCKEAGLSFSKGDILHVVNKEDPNWWQARKIVGGATGLIPSQFLEERRKAFVKRDEDISDNGILCGSLTAKKKKKKMMYITAKNAEFDRYELQIYEEVAKMPPFQRKTLILIGAQGVGRRSLKNRLIVMNPLRYGTTVPFTSRRPREEELDGQNYCFVQREEMEKDIKDSRYLEHGEYDGNLYGTKIDSIHEVVNAGRTCILDVNPQALKVLKTAEFMPYVVFIAAPELDTLRAMHKAVVDAGLTTKLLTENDLKKTVDESARIRRAYSHFFDLTIVNDNLDKAFDKLQEDVERLFIEPQWVPISWVY; via the exons ATGCCCGATGCCACAGAGAACAGCAATTCCGTGTTGACAAGTTCTCTGATGCCCGCCGATGCCGTCAGGATGATTGGCATTCAGAAGAAAGCCGCTGAGCCTCTG GGGGTTACTTTCCGAGTGGTGCAGGGGGAAATGGTTATTGCGCGGATCCTGCACGGCAGCTCCATTGACAGACAGGGCATGCTGCACACAGGGGACATAATCCGTGAGGTGAACGGTCGCGAGGTCGGCAGCGATCCCAACGAACTCCAGGAACTGCTGAGGGAGTGCAGTGGGAGCATCACGCTGAAGGTCCTGCCGAGCTATAAAGATGCGCCTGCACCTCCACAG aTTTACCTGAAATCGCATTTCAACTACAATCCCACCACAGACACGCTGATCCCCTGTAAAGAAGCCGGTTTGTCCTTCTCTAAAGGAGACATACTTCATGTTGTCAACAAAGAGGACCCCAACTGGTGGCAG GCTCGCAAAATAGTGGGCGGAGCCACTGGACTGATCCCCAGTCAGTTCTtagaggagaggaggaaagcGTTTGTGAAGAGAGACGAGGACATCTCTGATAATG GGATACTTTGTGGATCTCTAACTgcgaagaaaaagaagaagaaaatgatgTACATCACTGCCAAGAATGCAG AGTTTGACCGCTATGAGCTGCAGATCTATGAGGAAGTAGCCAAGATGCCGCCTTTCCAGAGGAAAACACTGATTCTGATCGGAGCACAGGGAGTTGGAAGGCGGAGCCTGAAGAATAGACTTATTGTAATGAATCCTCTGAGATATGGGACCACTGTCCCCT TTACTTCACGCCGTCCCAGAGAAGAAGAGTTGGATGGACAGAACTATTGCTTTGTGCAGCGTGAAGAGATGGAGAAAGACATCAAAGACAGCCGTTACTTAGAGCACGGAGAGTACGACGGAAACCTTTACGGCACCAAGATCGACTCCATCCATGAAGTGGTGAACGCGGGACGCACCTGCATCCTGGATGTTAACCCTCAG GCCCTTAAAGTATTGAAGACTGCTGAGTTCATGCCATATGTGGTGTTTATTGCTGCTCCAGAACTGGACACACTGAGAGCTATGCACAAAGCTGTGGTAGATGCTGGACTTACTACCAAACTACTCACG GAAAACGACTTAAAGAAAACTGTGGATGAGAGCGCTAGGATCCGGCGTGCATACAGCCACTTCTTTGACCTTACGATTGTCAACGATAATCTGGACAAAGCCTTCGACAAGCTGCAGGAGGACGTGGAGCGGCTATTCATAGAGCCACAGTGGGTTCCCATCAGCTGGGTTTACTGA
- the pals2a gene encoding MAGUK p55 subfamily member 6a isoform X1: protein MTVANAKSGSAMQQILDNLKEMPSGSGAKDIDLIFLKGIMESPIVQSLAKAHERLEEVQLQAVRDNNVELVSEILDSLNNLPEKDAATAELTRILQEPHFKSLIETHDKVAAKCYEMPDATENSNSVLTSSLMPADAVRMIGIQKKAAEPLGVTFRVVQGEMVIARILHGSSIDRQGMLHTGDIIREVNGREVGSDPNELQELLRECSGSITLKVLPSYKDAPAPPQIYLKSHFNYNPTTDTLIPCKEAGLSFSKGDILHVVNKEDPNWWQARKIVGGATGLIPSQFLEERRKAFVKRDEDISDNGILCGSLTAKKKKKKMMYITAKNAEFDRYELQIYEEVAKMPPFQRKTLILIGAQGVGRRSLKNRLIVMNPLRYGTTVPFTSRRPREEELDGQNYCFVQREEMEKDIKDSRYLEHGEYDGNLYGTKIDSIHEVVNAGRTCILDVNPQALKVLKTAEFMPYVVFIAAPELDTLRAMHKAVVDAGLTTKLLTENDLKKTVDESARIRRAYSHFFDLTIVNDNLDKAFDKLQEDVERLFIEPQWVPISWVY, encoded by the exons atgactgtggCCAATGCAAAGTCTGGCTCAG CCATGCAGCAGATACTGGACAACCTGAAAGAAATGCCCTCTGGCAGTGGAGCTAAAGATATTGATCTCATCTTTCTCAAAGGAATTATGGAAAGTCCCATTGTTCAGTCGCTTGCCAAG GCTCATGAGCGTCTGGAGGAAGTTCAACTACAAGCGGTGCGAGACAATAATGTCGAGCTGGTCTCAGAGATTTTGGATTCCCTAAACAATCTGCCAGAAAAAGATGCTGCGACCGCTGAGCTGACGAGAATCCTCCAGGAGCCTCATTTTAAG TCTTTAATCGAGACCCATGACAAAGTGGCTGCAAAGTGCTATGAAATGCCCGATGCCACAGAGAACAGCAATTCCGTGTTGACAAGTTCTCTGATGCCCGCCGATGCCGTCAGGATGATTGGCATTCAGAAGAAAGCCGCTGAGCCTCTG GGGGTTACTTTCCGAGTGGTGCAGGGGGAAATGGTTATTGCGCGGATCCTGCACGGCAGCTCCATTGACAGACAGGGCATGCTGCACACAGGGGACATAATCCGTGAGGTGAACGGTCGCGAGGTCGGCAGCGATCCCAACGAACTCCAGGAACTGCTGAGGGAGTGCAGTGGGAGCATCACGCTGAAGGTCCTGCCGAGCTATAAAGATGCGCCTGCACCTCCACAG aTTTACCTGAAATCGCATTTCAACTACAATCCCACCACAGACACGCTGATCCCCTGTAAAGAAGCCGGTTTGTCCTTCTCTAAAGGAGACATACTTCATGTTGTCAACAAAGAGGACCCCAACTGGTGGCAG GCTCGCAAAATAGTGGGCGGAGCCACTGGACTGATCCCCAGTCAGTTCTtagaggagaggaggaaagcGTTTGTGAAGAGAGACGAGGACATCTCTGATAATG GGATACTTTGTGGATCTCTAACTgcgaagaaaaagaagaagaaaatgatgTACATCACTGCCAAGAATGCAG AGTTTGACCGCTATGAGCTGCAGATCTATGAGGAAGTAGCCAAGATGCCGCCTTTCCAGAGGAAAACACTGATTCTGATCGGAGCACAGGGAGTTGGAAGGCGGAGCCTGAAGAATAGACTTATTGTAATGAATCCTCTGAGATATGGGACCACTGTCCCCT TTACTTCACGCCGTCCCAGAGAAGAAGAGTTGGATGGACAGAACTATTGCTTTGTGCAGCGTGAAGAGATGGAGAAAGACATCAAAGACAGCCGTTACTTAGAGCACGGAGAGTACGACGGAAACCTTTACGGCACCAAGATCGACTCCATCCATGAAGTGGTGAACGCGGGACGCACCTGCATCCTGGATGTTAACCCTCAG GCCCTTAAAGTATTGAAGACTGCTGAGTTCATGCCATATGTGGTGTTTATTGCTGCTCCAGAACTGGACACACTGAGAGCTATGCACAAAGCTGTGGTAGATGCTGGACTTACTACCAAACTACTCACG GAAAACGACTTAAAGAAAACTGTGGATGAGAGCGCTAGGATCCGGCGTGCATACAGCCACTTCTTTGACCTTACGATTGTCAACGATAATCTGGACAAAGCCTTCGACAAGCTGCAGGAGGACGTGGAGCGGCTATTCATAGAGCCACAGTGGGTTCCCATCAGCTGGGTTTACTGA
- the pals2a gene encoding MAGUK p55 subfamily member 6a isoform X3: MTVANAKSGSAMQQILDNLKEMPSGSGAKDIDLIFLKGIMESPIVQSLAKAHERLEEVQLQAVRDNNVELVSEILDSLNNLPEKDAATAELTRILQEPHFKSLIETHDKVAAKCYEMPDATENSNSVLTSSLMPADAVRMIGIQKKAAEPLGVTFRVVQGEMVIARILHGSSIDRQGMLHTGDIIREVNGREVGSDPNELQELLRECSGSITLKVLPSYKDAPAPPQIYLKSHFNYNPTTDTLIPCKEAGLSFSKGDILHVVNKEDPNWWQARKIVGGATGLIPSQFLEERRKAFVKRDEDISDNGILCGSLTAKKKKKKMMYITAKNAEFDRYELQIYEEVAKMPPFQRKTLILIGAQGVGRRSLKNRLIVMNPLRYGTTVPFTSRRPREEELDGQNYCFVQREEMEKDIKDSRYLEHGEYDGNLYGTKIDSIHEVVNAGRTCILDVNPQVCL, from the exons atgactgtggCCAATGCAAAGTCTGGCTCAG CCATGCAGCAGATACTGGACAACCTGAAAGAAATGCCCTCTGGCAGTGGAGCTAAAGATATTGATCTCATCTTTCTCAAAGGAATTATGGAAAGTCCCATTGTTCAGTCGCTTGCCAAG GCTCATGAGCGTCTGGAGGAAGTTCAACTACAAGCGGTGCGAGACAATAATGTCGAGCTGGTCTCAGAGATTTTGGATTCCCTAAACAATCTGCCAGAAAAAGATGCTGCGACCGCTGAGCTGACGAGAATCCTCCAGGAGCCTCATTTTAAG TCTTTAATCGAGACCCATGACAAAGTGGCTGCAAAGTGCTATGAAATGCCCGATGCCACAGAGAACAGCAATTCCGTGTTGACAAGTTCTCTGATGCCCGCCGATGCCGTCAGGATGATTGGCATTCAGAAGAAAGCCGCTGAGCCTCTG GGGGTTACTTTCCGAGTGGTGCAGGGGGAAATGGTTATTGCGCGGATCCTGCACGGCAGCTCCATTGACAGACAGGGCATGCTGCACACAGGGGACATAATCCGTGAGGTGAACGGTCGCGAGGTCGGCAGCGATCCCAACGAACTCCAGGAACTGCTGAGGGAGTGCAGTGGGAGCATCACGCTGAAGGTCCTGCCGAGCTATAAAGATGCGCCTGCACCTCCACAG aTTTACCTGAAATCGCATTTCAACTACAATCCCACCACAGACACGCTGATCCCCTGTAAAGAAGCCGGTTTGTCCTTCTCTAAAGGAGACATACTTCATGTTGTCAACAAAGAGGACCCCAACTGGTGGCAG GCTCGCAAAATAGTGGGCGGAGCCACTGGACTGATCCCCAGTCAGTTCTtagaggagaggaggaaagcGTTTGTGAAGAGAGACGAGGACATCTCTGATAATG GGATACTTTGTGGATCTCTAACTgcgaagaaaaagaagaagaaaatgatgTACATCACTGCCAAGAATGCAG AGTTTGACCGCTATGAGCTGCAGATCTATGAGGAAGTAGCCAAGATGCCGCCTTTCCAGAGGAAAACACTGATTCTGATCGGAGCACAGGGAGTTGGAAGGCGGAGCCTGAAGAATAGACTTATTGTAATGAATCCTCTGAGATATGGGACCACTGTCCCCT TTACTTCACGCCGTCCCAGAGAAGAAGAGTTGGATGGACAGAACTATTGCTTTGTGCAGCGTGAAGAGATGGAGAAAGACATCAAAGACAGCCGTTACTTAGAGCACGGAGAGTACGACGGAAACCTTTACGGCACCAAGATCGACTCCATCCATGAAGTGGTGAACGCGGGACGCACCTGCATCCTGGATGTTAACCCTCAGGTCTGTCTATAA